A region of the Microbacterium sp. SL75 genome:
GAACTCGGCGGACGCCGGGTGCTCGACAACGTCTCGTTGGACGTGCAGCCGGGCGAGGTCGTCGTGCTCGTCGGCCCCTCGGGCGCCGGCAAGACGACGTTCCTGCGCACGATGAACAGCCTCGAGAGCATCGACGACGGCGACCTGATCGTCGCGGGCCAGCCGATGGGCTACCGGATCGCGCCGAACGGTCGACGCGTGCCCGCCACGAAGTCGGCCCTCCGGCAGCAGCGGCAGGAGATCGGGTTCGTCTTCCAGCACTTCAACCTCTTCCCGCACATGACGGCGCTCGAGAACATCTGGCACGCCCCCGTGCGCGTCCGCGGTGTCGCCAAGGGCGAGGCCGTGGCGCAGGCGCAGGCGCTGCTCGAACGCGTGGGATTGGGCGACAAGGCCGATGCCCGCCCGAGCAAGCTGTCGGGCGGTCAGCAGCAGCGCGTCGCGATCGCCCGGGCTCTCGCGATGAAGCCGCGACTGATGCTGTTCGACGAGCCGACCAGCGCCCTCGACCCCGAGATGATCGGCGAGGTGCTCGACGTCATGCGCGAGCTCGCCGCCGACCACATGACCATGGTGGTCGTCACGCACGAGATGGGCTTCGCGCGCGAGGTCGCCGATCGGGTCGTGGTGATGGATGCCGGAGCGATCATCGAGGTCGCCCCGCCCAGCCAGCTGTTCGGCTCGCCCGAACACCCGCGCACGCAGGCGTTCCTCTCGAAGATCCTGTGACGCCCTCCCCCTGCACCGCCCCCGCACGATCGATCGAGGAACACCCATGTCTCGCACGCCCCTGACCGGCGCCATCGCCACCCCACACGCCGACGCCACCCGCTCCGCCGAGCAGGCGTTCGCCGGCGGCGGCAACGCGATCGACGCCGCCCTCGCGGCCGCGGCCACGCTCAGCGTCGTCTACCCGCACAACGTCAGCATCGGCGGCGACCTGATCGCCCTGGTCCGCGACCCCTCGGGGCGCACGCGCTGCGTGAATGCCTCGGGCCCCGCGGCATCCACCGTCGATCGCGACGCCATGCGCGCAGCGCACGGAGAGGTCTTGCCGTACCGGGGCATCGACACGGTGACGGTGCCGGGGGCGATCCGCGGGTGGGACGTGCTGCGGCGCATGGGCGGTCGTCTCGAGTGGGGCGAGATCTTCACGGATGCCGTGGTGGCAGCGCGCGAGGGCGTGCCGGTGTCGCGCTCGCTCGCCGCCGCCTTCCGCGAAGAAGAGGCCGCGATCGGGTTCGACGCGGGATTCCGCGACACGTTCCTCGCCGAGGGCCTGCCCGCGCAGGGCGATGCCCTCGTGCAGCCCGTGCTCGCCCGCACCCTCGAGGCGATCCGCGACGGAGGCGCCGCGGCCCTGTACGACGGCGAGCTCACCGCCGGTTTCGTCGACGGCCTCGCGCGTCTCGGCTCGCGCATCGGGGCGGCCGACCTGCTCCTCTTCCACCCCGAGGTCGTCGAACCGCTGACCACCGCGTTCGGCTCGTACCGCGTGCTGACGAGCCCGCCCAACACGCACGGTTTCGTGTTGCTGCGCGTGCTGCGCGAGCTCGAACGGCACGGCATCGCCGACCCCCTCGGCGCGGACTTCGGGCGCATGATGGAGCGCTTCTTCGCGGCCAACCTCGTGCGCGACGAGCTGCTCGCCGACCCGCGGGTCACCTCGGGAGACGTCGGCGAGCTGCTCGACGGCGACGCCTCCGCGCGCGGCGACGAGCCCGTGCTGCCCGGCTTCCGCCGCCCCCGCGGCGACACGGTCGGCATCGCGGTGTCGGACTCGTCGGGGTGGTCGGTCTCGCTCATCCAGAGCGTCTACCACGCGTTCGGAGCCGCGGTGGTGGAGCCGTCGACGGGCATCCTCCTGCACAACCGCGGCACCGGCTTCTCGCTCGACCCCTCGTCGCCGAACGCCCTCGCACCCGGAAAGCGCCCGCTCCACACCCTCATGCCGGTGATGGTCGACGACGCGACGGGCTTGCGCTTCGTCTCGGCGACGATGGGCGGCCAGGGCCAGCCGCAGATCCACGCCCAGACGCTGCTGCGGGCGATGGCCGGAGCGACCGCGCAAGAGGCGGTGTCGGCGCCGCGCGCGATCGTGGGCCCGCAGCGCGACGGCGACCGCCCCTCTGACGTCTACGTCGAGGGCAACCTGTCCGCACCGGCCCGCGCATCACTCGAGGCGACGCACCTGCACCTCATCGAGACTCCGGATGCCGACGAGCTCGTCGGCCACGCCAACCTCGTCATCGTGGCGGCAGACGGTGGCCTGGACGCCGGCAGCGACCCGCGCTCGGATGGGGCGGCGAGCGTGCGGGGGTATGCGGGCTGAGGTTTTCTCTGGCACGCCTGAGAATTCGTGCGTTCCTGGAATGCCCGTCGAGGTCATCGGGTTGGGGGACTCGGTTCTGTTCCCCCACGAAAGGACACCCATGAGCCTGTTCAGCCCCACCACCGTCGGAGACATCGGCGTTCGCAACCGCGTCTCGCTCGCC
Encoded here:
- a CDS encoding amino acid ABC transporter ATP-binding protein, which produces MTDPLVSAKNVSRELGGRRVLDNVSLDVQPGEVVVLVGPSGAGKTTFLRTMNSLESIDDGDLIVAGQPMGYRIAPNGRRVPATKSALRQQRQEIGFVFQHFNLFPHMTALENIWHAPVRVRGVAKGEAVAQAQALLERVGLGDKADARPSKLSGGQQQRVAIARALAMKPRLMLFDEPTSALDPEMIGEVLDVMRELAADHMTMVVVTHEMGFAREVADRVVVMDAGAIIEVAPPSQLFGSPEHPRTQAFLSKIL
- a CDS encoding gamma-glutamyltransferase family protein, producing MSRTPLTGAIATPHADATRSAEQAFAGGGNAIDAALAAAATLSVVYPHNVSIGGDLIALVRDPSGRTRCVNASGPAASTVDRDAMRAAHGEVLPYRGIDTVTVPGAIRGWDVLRRMGGRLEWGEIFTDAVVAAREGVPVSRSLAAAFREEEAAIGFDAGFRDTFLAEGLPAQGDALVQPVLARTLEAIRDGGAAALYDGELTAGFVDGLARLGSRIGAADLLLFHPEVVEPLTTAFGSYRVLTSPPNTHGFVLLRVLRELERHGIADPLGADFGRMMERFFAANLVRDELLADPRVTSGDVGELLDGDASARGDEPVLPGFRRPRGDTVGIAVSDSSGWSVSLIQSVYHAFGAAVVEPSTGILLHNRGTGFSLDPSSPNALAPGKRPLHTLMPVMVDDATGLRFVSATMGGQGQPQIHAQTLLRAMAGATAQEAVSAPRAIVGPQRDGDRPSDVYVEGNLSAPARASLEATHLHLIETPDADELVGHANLVIVAADGGLDAGSDPRSDGAASVRGYAG